Genomic DNA from bacterium:
CATCGAATGCGGCTTTCATGTCGGGAATCACATTGCCGGGCACCCACTCGTCCACCTCGGCAAAGGCCATGTAGAGTTCTCCCTTGATTCGCGGCGCGAGCAGGTGCGGCGAGTCGGGCTTGTCCGTGACGACATCCACGCCGTAGAACGAGGCGCCGGCCGCCATTCCCTCGGGGTAGGTCCCGGCCGCCGAGACCACGAACTGCCCGCCCATACAGTAGCCGGCACATCCCCATGACCCTTCCCGAACGCGTGGATTCTCCTTGAAAAAAGAAAGCACCCCCTCCGTATCGCTCATGACGGTGGCGTTCGTGAGGCTGTGCCAGGCATCGAATATCTGCTTGCGCATCGTCTCGTCGCGATTCTTGAAATCAAAGCGGAGCGTTCCCAGCCGGTAGTACAGATCGGGGAGCAGGCAGTAGTAGCCCTCCCCCG
This window encodes:
- a CDS encoding dienelactone hydrolase family protein — protein: MFEESVNISTRDGVLPTFGVCPGGEGAYPAVMIYMDAPGIRDELRGFARRIAGEGYYCLLPDLYYRLGTLRFDFKNRDETMRKQIFDAWHSLTNATVMSDTEGVLSFFKENPRVREGSWGCAGYCMGGQFVVSAAGTYPEGMAAGASFYGVDVVTDKPDSPHLLAPRIKGELYMAFAEVDEWVPGNVIPDMKAAFDARGVSYRCDQYAGTHHGFCFPERPVYVREAAERAWAKMLDLFQRRLQRPGERSGP